TGGACGGCAAATACCTGCTCTCCAGCTCGGACCCCGACCTGAGCGCGGAGGAGATCGCGCTCGGCTACAAGAACCTGCGCGAAGCCGAACGCTCCTTCCGCGACCTGAAGACCACCTTGGAGCTGCGGCCTGTCTTCCACCGGCTCGAGCACCGCATCCGCGCCCACGTCGTCGTCTGCTGGCTCGCGCTGCTGCTGATCCGGATCGCCGAACGGCAAAGCGGCCGCAGCTGGCGGCGGGTCGCGACCGAACTGCAACGCCTGCACCTCGTCACGCTCGAAGGCCCGGCCGGCGCCGTCCAACAGACCACGGCACCGAGCGCGCCTCAGCAGGCGATCCTGGCCGCGCTCCAGATCGAGCCGCCGCCCCGCATCACCGCGCTCGAACCCGCCTGAACCGCCGCCGGCGCCCCGGATCGCTGTAGGCACACGCCTACCAAGCCGCCAGACCGCTAAAACACCTGCTCAGAAGCCACTTCTACACCGTCAGCATGCCCATCGACTGCGGAACTCCGGCCAGAGCTTCCGGTGCCATCGGCCCGGTTGGCGGAGCTAGTGCGCCGTCTGCAAACGTTCGAGCCGCAAGGGGCGCGCGAGGCGCGCCCGTTCAGGATCATGTCGCCCGGCCGCTGCGCAGCCGGGCGTCGTGCAGCGAGCATCGAGTGCGGCGTCTCGCACCAGGGCCTTCCGGTCGGCTGGCGCTACACGTTCGCTGTCTGCGGAGGAGGGGTGCGGCGCCGAGGCGGCGTTGCGGCGGATACGGTGGAGGGCGATGGCGGCTCCGGGCTTCGTCGACG
This portion of the Gaiella occulta genome encodes:
- a CDS encoding IS1634 family transposase → DGKYLLSSSDPDLSAEEIALGYKNLREAERSFRDLKTTLELRPVFHRLEHRIRAHVVVCWLALLLIRIAERQSGRSWRRVATELQRLHLVTLEGPAGAVQQTTAPSAPQQAILAALQIEPPPRITALEPA